In Acidobacteriota bacterium, a single window of DNA contains:
- a CDS encoding ABC transporter ATP-binding protein has translation MDTVIEIENLTMDFLVGFWRKRPVRVLKGISLSVNKGEIFGFLGHNGAGKTTTLKILMRIIYPTIGQVRILGRPLEDVSMRQEIGYLPESPYFYDYLTGTELLEYFGKLHHMDAAQRAKRIPEVLDLVGLAKDAKLQLRKFSKGMLQRIGIAQAILHNPQVIFMDEPMSGLDPIGRREVRDIIASLRDQGKTVFFSTHILSDVEILCDRVAILRNGERVAYGRLEEVQGREISALEVITSLLPETIISQIRPFTTHIKQTASGVHFSLKQDAELELERIISIVHQNGGRLISVNPIRTALEDFFIKDVKSA, from the coding sequence ATGGATACAGTGATTGAGATTGAAAATCTCACCATGGATTTTCTGGTTGGCTTTTGGCGCAAGCGCCCGGTCCGTGTACTCAAAGGCATCTCTCTGAGTGTCAATAAAGGCGAAATCTTTGGATTTCTGGGCCACAATGGCGCCGGGAAGACAACCACTCTGAAAATTCTGATGCGAATTATTTACCCGACCATCGGCCAGGTCAGGATTCTTGGACGACCGCTCGAAGATGTCTCCATGCGCCAGGAAATCGGATATCTCCCTGAATCCCCATATTTTTACGACTACCTGACTGGGACCGAATTACTTGAGTATTTTGGGAAGCTCCATCATATGGATGCCGCACAGAGGGCTAAACGGATACCAGAAGTTCTTGATCTGGTTGGGTTAGCTAAAGATGCCAAACTGCAATTGCGAAAATTTTCAAAAGGGATGCTTCAGCGGATAGGCATCGCTCAGGCGATTTTGCATAACCCACAGGTTATCTTTATGGATGAACCGATGTCTGGGCTGGACCCAATTGGTCGGCGTGAAGTCCGCGACATCATTGCTTCCCTGCGGGACCAGGGCAAAACGGTTTTCTTTAGCACCCATATTCTGTCAGATGTTGAGATTTTGTGTGACCGGGTTGCCATTCTTCGAAATGGAGAACGGGTTGCCTATGGTCGGCTGGAGGAAGTCCAGGGCCGTGAAATTTCCGCCCTTGAAGTCATCACCTCACTTCTCCCAGAAACAATTATCAGTCAAATTCGCCCGTTTACGACTCATATCAAGCAAACAGCCTCGGGCGTTCATTTTTCCTTAAAACAGGATGCAGAGTTGGAACTTGAACGCATTATCTCGATTGTTCATCAAAATGGTGGCCGATTGATTTCAGTCAACCCGATTCGAACGGCACTTGAAGACTTTTTTATCAAAGACGTGAAATCTGCCTGA
- a CDS encoding carboxylesterase family protein, whose product MSRIWWLSLCFFLIHLLASSSPVFAQKISRNVPYGAQSTSGPLTLDVYEPTSPPSGMRPLVIFVHGGGFRAGDKSQGTPYATEFTSAGFVFASIDYRLTGEAIFPAAPTDVSKPIIEFI is encoded by the coding sequence ATGTCCAGAATCTGGTGGCTTTCGCTGTGCTTTTTCCTCATTCATCTGCTGGCCAGTTCCTCCCCTGTATTTGCCCAAAAGATCAGCCGGAATGTTCCCTATGGGGCGCAGTCAACGAGTGGTCCACTCACCCTTGATGTGTATGAACCCACTTCCCCACCGTCGGGAATGCGCCCGCTGGTGATCTTTGTCCATGGCGGGGGGTTTCGCGCCGGTGATAAAAGCCAGGGCACCCCATATGCCACTGAGTTTACCAGCGCCGGCTTTGTATTTGCTTCAATTGACTACCGGTTAACCGGCGAAGCGATTTTCCCAGCGGCCCCAACCGATGTATCGAAACCAATCATTGAGTTTATATAA